The Paracoccus sediminicola genome has a segment encoding these proteins:
- the bhcC gene encoding 3-hydroxy-D-aspartate aldolase BhcC, giving the protein MNAPAKFDDYEVGFDIPAKPGMDEADIQTPCLVLDLDALERNIKKMGDYAKAHGMRHRSHGKMHKSVDVQKLQESLGGAVGVCCQKVSEAEVFVRGGIKDVLVSNQVRDPKKIDRLAQLPKLGSRIIVCVDDIDNVSALSEAAQKHGTTLECFVEIDCGAGRCGVTTTEDVVKIAKAIDAAPGLKFTGIQAYQGAMQHIDSYEDRKAKLDTAIAMVKDAVDGLKEAGLEPELVSGGGTGSYYFESNSGVYNELQCGSYAFMDADYGRILDKDGKRIDQGEWENAFFILTQVMSHAKEDKAICDAGLKAQSVDSGLPFIYGRDDVEYVKCSDEHGVIADPDGVLKVGEKLKLVPGHCDPTANVHDWYVGVRGGKVESVWPVSARGKAY; this is encoded by the coding sequence ATGAACGCACCCGCGAAATTCGACGATTACGAGGTCGGCTTCGACATTCCGGCCAAGCCGGGCATGGACGAGGCGGATATCCAGACGCCCTGCCTGGTGCTGGATCTCGACGCGCTCGAGCGCAACATCAAGAAGATGGGCGATTACGCCAAGGCGCACGGGATGCGCCATCGCAGCCACGGCAAGATGCATAAATCGGTGGATGTGCAGAAGCTTCAGGAAAGCCTGGGCGGCGCGGTCGGGGTCTGCTGCCAGAAGGTCAGCGAGGCCGAAGTCTTTGTGCGCGGCGGCATCAAGGATGTGCTGGTCAGCAATCAGGTTCGCGATCCCAAGAAGATCGACCGCCTCGCGCAGCTGCCCAAGCTGGGCAGCCGGATCATCGTCTGCGTGGACGACATCGACAATGTCTCGGCGCTGTCCGAAGCCGCGCAGAAACACGGCACCACGCTGGAATGCTTCGTGGAAATCGACTGCGGCGCCGGGCGCTGCGGCGTCACCACCACCGAGGATGTGGTCAAGATCGCCAAGGCCATCGACGCCGCTCCGGGTCTGAAATTCACCGGCATCCAGGCCTATCAGGGCGCGATGCAGCATATCGACAGCTATGAGGACCGGAAGGCCAAGCTGGACACCGCGATTGCGATGGTCAAGGACGCGGTGGACGGGCTGAAGGAGGCCGGGCTTGAACCCGAGCTGGTCTCTGGCGGCGGCACCGGCTCTTATTACTTCGAATCCAACTCGGGCGTTTACAACGAGCTTCAATGCGGCTCTTACGCTTTCATGGATGCCGATTACGGCCGCATCCTCGACAAGGACGGCAAGCGGATCGACCAGGGCGAATGGGAGAACGCGTTCTTCATCCTCACCCAGGTCATGAGCCACGCCAAGGAGGACAAGGCGATCTGCGATGCCGGGCTCAAGGCACAGTCGGTCGATAGCGGGCTGCCCTTCATCTATGGCCGCGACGATGTGGAATATGTGAAATGCTCGGATGAGCACGGGGTGATCGCGGACCCGGACGGGGTTCTGAAAGTGGGCGAGAAGCTGAAGCTTGTGCCGGGCCATTGCGACCCGACCGCCAATGTCCATGACTGGTATGTGGGCGTGCGCGGCGGCAAGGTCGAATCCGTCTGGCCGGTATCGGCGCGCGGCAAGGCCTACTGA
- the bhcB gene encoding beta-hydroxyaspartate dehydratase BhcB → MLDETVKIPSYEDMLAAHELIRPHIRLTPVRQSDYLNELTGADLFFKCENFQEPGAFKVRGAANAVFGLGDEQAKKGVATHSSGNHASCLSYAAMLRGIPCNVVMPRTAPQAKKDTVRRFGGKITECEPSTSSREEAFAKVQAETGGDFVHPYNDPRVIAGQGTCSKELMEQTGGLDMVVAPIGGGGMISGTCLTLATLAPETKVIAAEPETADDAYRSFKAGKIIADDAPKSVADGLLVPLKDLTWHFVSNHVSEIYTASEEEIVDAMKLIWKYLRIVMEPSSAVPLATILKNKDAFAGKRVGIIVTGGNVDLDRLPWMKGD, encoded by the coding sequence ATGCTGGATGAGACCGTAAAGATCCCAAGCTACGAGGATATGCTGGCGGCGCATGAGCTGATCCGCCCGCATATCCGCCTGACCCCGGTGCGCCAGTCGGATTACCTGAACGAGCTGACCGGCGCCGATCTGTTCTTCAAATGCGAGAATTTTCAGGAGCCCGGCGCGTTCAAGGTGCGCGGCGCCGCGAATGCGGTGTTCGGGCTGGGTGACGAACAGGCGAAGAAGGGGGTTGCGACCCATTCCTCGGGCAACCACGCCTCGTGCCTGTCCTACGCCGCCATGCTGCGGGGCATTCCCTGCAACGTGGTGATGCCGCGCACTGCGCCTCAGGCCAAGAAGGACACGGTGCGACGCTTCGGGGGCAAGATCACCGAATGCGAGCCCTCGACCTCGTCCCGCGAAGAGGCATTTGCCAAGGTTCAGGCCGAAACCGGGGGCGATTTCGTTCATCCCTATAACGACCCCCGCGTGATCGCCGGGCAGGGGACCTGCTCGAAGGAGCTGATGGAACAGACCGGCGGGCTGGATATGGTCGTGGCCCCGATCGGCGGCGGCGGAATGATCTCGGGCACCTGCCTGACGCTGGCCACGCTCGCCCCTGAGACGAAGGTCATCGCGGCAGAGCCGGAAACCGCCGACGATGCCTATCGCAGCTTCAAGGCCGGCAAGATCATCGCCGATGATGCGCCGAAATCGGTAGCGGACGGTCTGCTGGTGCCGCTGAAGGATCTGACCTGGCATTTCGTGTCGAACCATGTCTCGGAGATCTACACAGCCTCGGAAGAGGAAATCGTCGATGCGATGAAGCTGATCTGGAAATATCTGCGCATCGTGATGGAGCCGTCGAGCGCCGTGCCGCTCGCCACCATTCTGAAGAACAAGGATGCCTTCGCCGGAAAGCGCGTCGGCATTATCGTGACCGGGGGCAATGTCGATCTCGACCGGCTGCCCTGGATGAAAGGAGACTGA
- the bhcA gene encoding L-aspartate--glyoxylate aminotransferase BhcA, with product MSFQNPVFIPGPTNIPESLRKACDMPTIDHRSPLFGQILHPARESVRKILKSDSAEIFIFPSTGTGGWETALSNTLSAGDKVLAARNGMFSHRWIDMCQRHGLEVEIVETPWGAGLPADRYEEILSADKNHEIKVVLATHNETATGVKSDIAAVRRALDASEHPAMLFVDGVSSIASMDFRFDEWGVDVAVTGSQKGFMLPPGLAIIGFSEKAMAATEAATLPRTFFDVRDMEKAYANNAYPYTPAVGLLNGLNQACGMLLAEGLEHVFARHHRIAEGVRAAVRGWGLELCAVSPDVYSDTVSAVRTPEGFNATEIVTHAAQAYGVAFGVGLGEVAGKVFRIGHLGSLTDVMTLSGLATAEMCMADLGLDIKLGSGVAAAQDYYRSNPVQMRKAA from the coding sequence ATGAGTTTTCAGAACCCGGTTTTCATTCCCGGTCCCACGAATATCCCGGAAAGCCTGCGCAAGGCCTGCGATATGCCGACGATCGACCATCGCTCGCCGCTCTTCGGGCAGATCCTGCATCCGGCGCGCGAGAGCGTGCGCAAGATCCTGAAAAGCGACAGTGCCGAGATCTTCATCTTCCCCTCGACCGGCACTGGCGGCTGGGAAACCGCGCTCAGCAACACGCTTTCGGCAGGCGACAAGGTTCTGGCGGCGCGCAACGGCATGTTCAGCCATCGCTGGATCGACATGTGCCAGCGTCACGGGCTGGAGGTCGAGATCGTCGAAACGCCCTGGGGCGCCGGGCTTCCTGCGGATCGCTATGAAGAGATCCTCAGCGCGGATAAGAACCACGAGATCAAGGTCGTGCTGGCAACGCATAACGAGACCGCGACCGGGGTGAAATCCGACATTGCCGCAGTGCGCCGCGCGCTCGATGCGTCGGAGCATCCGGCGATGCTGTTCGTGGACGGGGTGTCCTCGATCGCCTCGATGGATTTCCGCTTCGACGAATGGGGCGTCGATGTCGCCGTGACCGGCTCGCAGAAAGGATTCATGCTGCCGCCGGGGCTGGCCATTATCGGGTTCAGCGAAAAGGCGATGGCGGCGACCGAGGCGGCGACGCTGCCGCGCACCTTCTTCGATGTGCGCGACATGGAAAAAGCCTATGCCAACAACGCGTATCCCTATACGCCCGCGGTGGGGCTGCTGAACGGGCTGAACCAGGCCTGCGGGATGTTGCTGGCCGAGGGGCTGGAGCATGTCTTTGCCCGCCATCACCGCATCGCCGAGGGCGTCCGCGCCGCGGTGCGTGGCTGGGGGCTGGAGCTTTGCGCGGTCTCGCCCGATGTCTATTCCGACACGGTCAGCGCCGTGCGCACGCCGGAAGGCTTCAACGCCACCGAGATCGTCACCCATGCGGCGCAAGCCTATGGCGTGGCCTTCGGCGTCGGGCTGGGCGAGGTGGCCGGCAAGGTCTTCCGCATCGGCCATCTGGGCAGTCTCACCGATGTGATGACGCTGTCGGGGCTGGCCACGGCCGAAATGTGCATGGCCGATCTGGGCCTCGATATCAAACTTGGCTCTGGCGTCGCGGCCGCGCAGGATTACTATCGCAGCAATCCTGTTCAAATGCGAAAGGCCGCGTGA
- the bhcR gene encoding HTH-type transcriptional regulator BhcR, with amino-acid sequence MESQDNDGDPPRRPRGRPRGWEDKSDQNIIKSLDRAMEVFEFLSAAQGLTLGSIAEDMGQSPATVYRILVTLERRGLVEFDAEAQLWHIGPRAFVIGARYLRRTSLVERARPILRQLMEDTGETANLGVETDGAVLFVSQVETHASIRAFFPPGTLSPMHASGIGKALLAGMAEPRAARIIAAQGLEAFTEHSLITPERLARDLSLSRARGYAVDNEEKTLGMRCIAAPVFDMHGEAAAGISVSGPTSRIGPDQIEPLSRPVIAAARALTAAIGGVVTPRSG; translated from the coding sequence ATGGAATCTCAAGACAATGATGGGGACCCCCCGCGCCGACCTCGTGGCCGGCCTCGCGGATGGGAGGATAAGAGCGATCAGAACATCATCAAATCGCTCGACCGCGCGATGGAGGTGTTCGAGTTTCTCAGCGCCGCGCAGGGGCTGACCCTTGGCAGCATCGCCGAAGATATGGGCCAGTCCCCGGCGACGGTCTATCGCATTCTCGTGACGCTGGAACGGCGCGGCCTGGTGGAATTCGATGCCGAAGCGCAGCTTTGGCATATCGGACCCCGCGCCTTCGTCATCGGCGCCCGCTATCTGCGCCGCACCAGCCTTGTCGAGCGCGCCCGGCCGATCCTGCGGCAATTGATGGAAGACACCGGCGAAACCGCCAATCTCGGTGTCGAAACCGACGGCGCGGTGCTGTTCGTGAGCCAGGTCGAGACCCATGCCAGCATCCGGGCCTTTTTCCCGCCCGGCACGCTCTCGCCGATGCATGCCTCCGGGATCGGCAAGGCGCTGCTTGCCGGCATGGCAGAACCCCGCGCCGCGCGCATCATCGCCGCGCAGGGGCTCGAAGCCTTTACCGAACACAGCCTTATAACGCCCGAACGTCTGGCGCGCGACCTGTCGCTCAGCCGGGCGCGCGGTTACGCCGTGGATAACGAGGAAAAGACGCTCGGAATGCGCTGCATTGCCGCGCCGGTTTTCGACATGCATGGCGAGGCCGCGGCGGGGATCTCGGTCTCGGGGCCGACGAGCCGGATCGGACCGGACCAGATCGAGCCGCTCAGCCGTCCGGTGATCGCGGCGGCCCGCGCGCTGACCGCGGCGATTGGCGGCGTCGTCACACCCCGATCCGGCTGA
- a CDS encoding LysR family transcriptional regulator, whose amino-acid sequence MSYLESLRVFVRVVELGSITSGGRDLRLTPAVASKRIKELEQHLGARLFNRTTRSLTPTELGKSFYDEARRVLAAVEHAESVAAQFSGVPRGVIRVTAPLGLGRRIIAPLIPEFAERHAETEIRMRMSDRKVDILADGIDLAFFVGTPPDSSLKLRKFADCPRVLCAAPSYLAQHGTPQTPDDLMSRHNCLLLRYPRSPEYFWVLDTPEGPRKLEVRGRFDADDSDVLTGWALAGAGIVNKPRFDVAGHLAAGRLVEILPETPPVASIFGCLYPHRRLQDPKMRLLVDFVAGRAVKAMRQDGADPGSAGPRVSRIGV is encoded by the coding sequence ATGTCCTATCTCGAAAGCCTGCGGGTCTTTGTCCGCGTGGTCGAACTCGGCAGCATTACCTCGGGCGGGCGCGACCTGCGGCTGACCCCTGCCGTTGCCAGCAAGCGCATCAAGGAGCTGGAACAGCATCTAGGCGCGCGGCTGTTCAACCGCACCACCCGATCGCTGACCCCGACCGAACTGGGCAAGAGCTTCTATGACGAGGCCCGCCGGGTGCTGGCGGCGGTGGAACATGCCGAATCCGTCGCGGCGCAGTTCTCGGGCGTGCCGCGCGGGGTGATCCGGGTGACCGCGCCGCTGGGTCTTGGCCGGCGGATCATCGCGCCGCTGATCCCGGAATTCGCCGAGCGCCACGCGGAGACCGAGATCCGTATGAGGATGTCGGATCGCAAGGTGGATATTCTTGCCGACGGGATCGACCTGGCGTTTTTCGTGGGCACGCCGCCCGATTCGAGCCTGAAGCTGCGCAAATTCGCCGATTGCCCGCGCGTTCTTTGCGCCGCGCCGTCCTATCTGGCGCAGCATGGCACGCCGCAGACCCCCGATGACCTGATGAGCCGCCATAACTGCCTGCTGCTGCGCTATCCGCGTTCACCGGAATATTTCTGGGTGCTCGACACGCCCGAAGGTCCGCGCAAGCTGGAGGTGCGGGGCCGGTTCGATGCCGATGACAGCGATGTGCTGACCGGCTGGGCGCTTGCCGGTGCCGGGATCGTGAACAAGCCGCGCTTTGATGTGGCGGGGCATCTGGCTGCGGGTCGGCTGGTCGAGATCCTGCCGGAGACGCCGCCCGTCGCCTCGATCTTTGGCTGTCTTTACCCGCATCGGCGATTGCAGGATCCGAAGATGCGTCTTCTGGTCGATTTCGTGGCCGGGCGAGCGGTCAAGGCCATGAGGCAGGACGGGGCAGACCCTGGCTCGGCAGGGCCGCGGGTCAGCCGGATCGGGGTGTGA
- the xdhA gene encoding xanthine dehydrogenase small subunit: MPHSSDIRFLLNDEEITLSELPATRTLLDYLRIERRLTGTKEGCAEGDCGACTVLIGRLQNGALRYETVNACIRFLASLNGCHIVTVEHLCGPDGRLHPVQQAMVEHHGSQCGFCTPGFVMSLYALWMETPQPSETQIETALQGNLCRCTGYAPIIRAALAVNEYDTPANDYLTRERETLTARLDAMRQNGRIETGPEDDRAILPADLDDLGKVLGAHPKATIVAGSTDVGLWVTKFLRPISPVVFITHLEELKSVELTDEALTIGAGVTYSEAEAAMREAFPHLGPYWERIAGWQVRNMGTIGGNIANGSPIGDTPPVLIALGAEVTLQKAEGRRSLALEDFFIDYGEQDRESGDFVASIRIPRPAPGQIDAAYKISKRRDEDISSVAAGFSLTVQQGRISAARLAFGGMAATPKRAAAAEAALVGQEWNEAAFEAAAEALSQDFEPLSDWRASAEYRMLVAQNLLRRFFLEHDADTSGKPRLEVA; the protein is encoded by the coding sequence ATGCCGCATTCCTCCGATATCCGTTTTCTGCTCAATGACGAGGAGATCACGCTCTCTGAACTGCCCGCGACCCGGACCCTGCTGGACTATCTTCGCATCGAGCGCCGGCTGACCGGCACCAAGGAGGGCTGCGCCGAGGGAGATTGCGGGGCCTGCACGGTGCTGATCGGGCGGTTGCAGAACGGCGCGCTGCGCTATGAGACGGTGAATGCCTGCATCCGCTTCCTCGCCTCGCTGAACGGCTGCCACATCGTCACCGTCGAACATCTCTGCGGGCCCGACGGCCGCCTGCATCCGGTCCAGCAAGCCATGGTCGAGCATCATGGCAGCCAGTGCGGCTTCTGCACGCCGGGTTTCGTCATGTCGCTTTATGCATTGTGGATGGAGACACCGCAGCCCAGCGAAACGCAGATCGAGACCGCGCTTCAGGGCAATCTCTGCCGCTGCACCGGCTATGCGCCGATCATCCGGGCGGCGCTCGCCGTAAATGAATACGACACCCCCGCGAATGACTATCTCACCCGCGAGCGCGAGACGCTGACAGCCCGACTGGACGCCATGCGCCAGAACGGGCGGATCGAAACCGGACCCGAGGATGACCGCGCGATCCTGCCGGCGGATCTGGACGATCTGGGCAAGGTTCTGGGCGCGCATCCCAAGGCAACCATCGTCGCCGGCTCGACCGATGTCGGGCTGTGGGTGACGAAATTCCTGCGCCCGATCTCTCCGGTCGTGTTCATCACTCATCTGGAAGAGCTGAAATCGGTCGAGCTCACCGACGAGGCGCTGACCATCGGCGCGGGCGTCACCTATAGCGAGGCCGAGGCGGCGATGCGCGAGGCGTTCCCGCATCTCGGACCCTATTGGGAGCGCATCGCCGGCTGGCAGGTCCGCAACATGGGCACGATCGGCGGCAATATCGCCAATGGCTCGCCCATCGGGGACACGCCGCCGGTGCTGATCGCGCTCGGCGCGGAGGTCACGCTGCAAAAGGCCGAGGGGCGCCGCAGCCTGGCGCTGGAGGATTTCTTCATAGATTACGGCGAGCAGGATCGCGAGAGCGGCGATTTCGTCGCCAGCATTCGCATCCCGCGCCCGGCACCGGGGCAGATCGACGCGGCCTACAAGATCTCGAAGCGGCGCGACGAGGATATTTCCTCGGTCGCCGCCGGGTTCAGCCTCACCGTGCAGCAGGGGCGCATTTCTGCCGCGCGGCTGGCCTTTGGCGGCATGGCGGCCACACCGAAACGCGCCGCCGCAGCCGAGGCCGCGCTTGTCGGACAGGAGTGGAACGAAGCCGCCTTCGAGGCGGCGGCAGAGGCACTTTCGCAGGATTTCGAGCCGCTCTCCGACTGGCGCGCCAGCGCCGAATACCGGATGCTGGTCGCGCAGAACCTGCTGCGCCGCTTCTTTCTGGAACATGACGCCGACACCTCCGGCAAGCCCCGGCTGGAGGTCGCCTGA
- the xdhB gene encoding xanthine dehydrogenase molybdopterin binding subunit: protein MEDHRMNEQRRARGTAHQSIEHDSAIKHVTGRAEYTDDITEPQGTLHAYLGVADVAHGRITAMDLSAVRKAQGVIAVLTAADIPGVNDISPGGRQDEPVFPEELVEYHGQPLFAVVAETRDLARRAAEKAEIGYDPLPHALDPISAREAGYPTVTEPLTLQRGDIGAGRQGAAHRIKGRIAVGGQDHMYLEGQIAFAIPGEDEDVIVNCSTQHPSEAQHMVAHVLGVPSHSVTINVRRMGGGFGGKESQMNIFAVVAAMAAKKLNRPVKIRPDRDQDMTATGKRHDFVIDYDVAFDDDGVIQAVESHLAARCGYSSDLSGPVTDRALFHADNAYFYPHVRLTSCPQKTNTVSNTAFRGFGGPQGVMVAERMIEEIAYALGRDTLEIRKANFYGGEGRDLTPYHQKVEDNILGQIVRELEESSDYQARRDAVLRHNAEGGIIRRGIAMTPVKFGISFTATHFNQAGSLLHIYSDGSISLNHGGTEMGQGLNTKVAQVVADVFQVDFDRIKITRTTTEKVPNTSATAASSGSDLNGMAALDAAEQIKARLVAFAAERWQIAPDRIRFIDNAVHIGDEILPFAKLIHEAYVARIHLSAAGFYKTPKIHWDRAAGKGRPFYYYAYGAACSEVSVDTLTGEYRIERSDILHDVGRSLNPAIDKGQVEGAFVQGVGWLTSEELWWDDKGRLRTHAPSTYKIPLASDRPRIFNVALADWSENREMTIKRSKAVGEPPFMLGISVFEAISMAVASVADYRECPRLDSPATPERVLLAVDRLKRRTGGRS from the coding sequence ATGGAAGATCATCGCATGAATGAACAGCGCCGCGCGCGAGGCACCGCGCATCAGAGCATCGAACATGACAGCGCCATCAAGCATGTCACCGGGCGGGCTGAATATACCGATGACATCACCGAACCGCAGGGCACGCTTCACGCCTATCTCGGCGTGGCGGATGTGGCGCATGGTCGGATCACGGCGATGGATCTGAGTGCGGTGCGCAAGGCACAGGGCGTCATCGCCGTGCTGACCGCCGCCGATATTCCCGGCGTCAACGATATCAGCCCCGGCGGGCGGCAGGACGAGCCGGTCTTCCCCGAAGAGCTGGTCGAATATCATGGCCAGCCGCTTTTCGCGGTGGTCGCCGAAACCCGCGATCTCGCCCGGCGCGCCGCCGAGAAGGCCGAGATCGGATACGACCCCCTGCCCCATGCGCTCGACCCGATCAGCGCGCGCGAGGCCGGTTACCCGACCGTGACCGAACCGCTGACCCTGCAACGCGGCGATATCGGCGCGGGACGGCAGGGCGCGGCGCATCGCATCAAGGGCCGCATCGCCGTGGGCGGTCAGGATCACATGTATCTGGAAGGGCAGATCGCCTTCGCCATTCCCGGCGAGGATGAGGATGTGATCGTGAATTGCTCGACCCAGCATCCCAGCGAGGCGCAGCATATGGTCGCCCATGTGCTCGGCGTGCCGTCGCATTCGGTCACCATCAATGTCCGCCGCATGGGTGGCGGGTTCGGCGGCAAGGAAAGCCAGATGAACATCTTCGCGGTCGTCGCCGCGATGGCCGCCAAAAAGCTGAACCGTCCGGTGAAGATCCGCCCCGACCGCGATCAGGACATGACCGCGACCGGCAAGCGCCATGATTTCGTGATCGACTATGACGTGGCCTTCGACGATGACGGCGTGATCCAGGCCGTCGAAAGCCATCTGGCAGCGCGCTGCGGATATTCCTCGGATCTCTCGGGGCCGGTGACCGACCGGGCGCTGTTCCATGCCGACAACGCCTATTTCTATCCGCATGTGCGGCTGACCTCCTGCCCGCAAAAGACCAACACCGTTTCGAACACGGCGTTTCGCGGCTTTGGCGGGCCGCAGGGCGTCATGGTCGCCGAACGCATGATCGAGGAAATCGCCTATGCGCTCGGCCGGGACACGCTGGAGATCCGCAAGGCCAATTTCTATGGCGGCGAGGGGCGCGACCTGACGCCCTATCACCAGAAGGTCGAGGACAATATCCTCGGCCAGATCGTCCGGGAGCTGGAGGAAAGCAGCGATTACCAGGCCCGCCGCGACGCGGTGCTGCGCCACAATGCCGAGGGCGGGATCATCCGGCGCGGGATCGCCATGACCCCGGTGAAATTCGGCATCTCTTTTACGGCGACGCATTTCAACCAGGCCGGATCGCTGCTGCATATCTACAGCGACGGCTCGATCTCCCTCAATCACGGCGGGACCGAGATGGGCCAGGGGCTGAACACCAAGGTCGCGCAGGTCGTGGCGGATGTGTTCCAGGTGGATTTCGACCGGATCAAGATCACCCGCACCACCACCGAGAAAGTGCCGAACACCTCGGCCACTGCGGCATCGAGCGGCTCGGATCTGAATGGCATGGCGGCGCTCGATGCGGCCGAGCAGATCAAGGCGCGACTCGTCGCCTTCGCCGCCGAACGCTGGCAGATCGCGCCGGATCGGATCCGATTCATCGACAATGCCGTTCATATCGGCGACGAGATCCTGCCCTTCGCCAAGCTCATCCACGAGGCTTATGTCGCACGGATCCACCTGTCCGCCGCGGGCTTCTATAAGACGCCGAAAATCCATTGGGACCGCGCCGCGGGCAAGGGCCGGCCCTTCTATTACTACGCCTATGGCGCGGCCTGTTCCGAGGTGTCCGTCGATACGCTGACCGGCGAGTACCGGATCGAACGCAGCGATATCCTGCATGATGTGGGCCGCTCGCTGAACCCGGCCATCGACAAGGGGCAGGTCGAGGGTGCCTTCGTGCAGGGTGTCGGCTGGCTGACCAGCGAAGAGCTGTGGTGGGACGACAAGGGCCGGCTGAGGACCCATGCGCCCTCTACCTACAAGATCCCGCTGGCCAGCGACCGGCCGCGTATCTTCAACGTCGCCCTCGCCGACTGGTCGGAGAATCGCGAGATGACGATCAAGCGGTCGAAAGCCGTGGGCGAGCCGCCCTTCATGCTGGGGATCTCGGTCTTCGAGGCGATCTCGATGGCGGTGGCGAGCGTGGCGGATTATCGCGAATGCCCGCGCCTCGATTCGCCTGCCACGCCCGAACGGGTGCTGTTGGCGGTGGATCGGCTGAAACGCCGGACCGGCGGAAGGAGCTGA
- the xdhC gene encoding xanthine dehydrogenase accessory protein XdhC, producing the protein MYALNRLISFLNEAGPVARLRLTRVRGSSPREAGTEMFVSATGLSGTIGGGQLEQRAIDAAREMLAKGDIACHLDLPLGPEIGQCCGGRVEISVQRMRMADKAAAISAARRAHDSLPSVYVLGAGHVGRALADLLQHLPVRTVLADQRQGELALSGAMVEKRLCAIPEFEIQSAPPGSAFVVLTHDHALDFLLTAAALERGDARYVGMIGSATKRAKFRSWCARQCDGLSDAALTCPIGSGGSRDKRPEIIAAMVAAELMTALTPAAQHMQPDRAREIRLATR; encoded by the coding sequence ATGTATGCGCTGAACCGCCTCATCAGCTTTCTGAACGAAGCCGGCCCTGTCGCCCGGCTGCGGCTGACCCGTGTGCGCGGCTCGTCCCCGCGCGAAGCTGGGACCGAGATGTTCGTCAGCGCGACCGGGCTGTCGGGCACGATCGGCGGCGGACAGCTGGAACAGCGCGCCATCGACGCCGCCCGTGAAATGCTGGCGAAAGGCGACATCGCCTGCCATCTGGACCTGCCGCTCGGACCCGAGATCGGGCAATGCTGCGGCGGCCGCGTCGAGATTTCCGTGCAGCGGATGCGCATGGCGGACAAGGCCGCCGCCATCTCGGCCGCGCGACGCGCCCATGACAGCCTGCCCTCGGTCTATGTGCTCGGGGCGGGCCATGTCGGGCGGGCGCTGGCCGATCTGCTTCAGCATCTGCCGGTGCGCACGGTGCTGGCCGATCAGCGTCAGGGCGAGCTGGCCCTGTCGGGCGCGATGGTCGAAAAGCGGCTCTGCGCGATCCCGGAATTCGAGATCCAGTCCGCGCCGCCGGGCAGCGCCTTCGTGGTGCTGACCCATGACCATGCGCTGGATTTCCTGCTGACCGCCGCGGCGCTCGAACGCGGCGATGCGCGCTATGTCGGCATGATCGGATCGGCCACCAAGCGGGCAAAGTTCCGAAGCTGGTGCGCACGGCAATGCGACGGGCTGTCGGACGCCGCGCTGACCTGCCCGATCGGCTCGGGCGGCAGTCGCGACAAGCGCCCCGAGATCATCGCCGCCATGGTCGCGGCAGAGCTGATGACCGCGCTGACCCCGGCCGCGCAGCACATGCAGCCGGATCGCGCGAGGGAGATCCGGCTGGCAACGCGATAG